A single region of the Biomaibacter acetigenes genome encodes:
- a CDS encoding sugar transferase — MLEKRVGTIHHIVIALIDAFLVNLGYYLAFQFRFENIPAANFADYVKLIPWIIITAFIIFKIYGLYDIERKTFTELLFSVVLSLIMIMVFTMALTFFYRGFAFPRSVFAIGAVIQVILIALWKGICLIVIKHLHGVQKVLLVGSREEAYKVVRKFQDMSRGWFEAKYIIDEENINHITDAISMVDIVCLCPGLSQELKNEISVMALEKRRKILLIPELYEVFLAKSSSTQIGDIPVFELIDLTLTAEQMIIKRILDVIVSIIGLIISFPIMLLIAILIKLTSPGPVFYTQERVGLFGKTFMLYKFRTMINNAEKFTGPVLATEKDPRITPIGRILRATRLDELPQLINVFKGEMSMVGPRPERPFFVKQFKQENPHYKYRHIVKPGITGLAQVLGRYSTSADDKLRYDLIYIRNYSFLLDLRILFLTIKVVFMKDSSKGLDESEDYENSLLAGIEILTHDNIAAAREK; from the coding sequence ATGCTGGAAAAAAGAGTGGGAACTATTCATCATATTGTTATTGCATTAATAGATGCATTTTTAGTGAATCTGGGTTATTATTTGGCTTTTCAGTTTAGGTTTGAAAATATTCCGGCTGCAAACTTTGCCGATTATGTAAAGTTGATTCCATGGATTATCATAACAGCATTTATTATATTCAAAATTTATGGACTATATGATATAGAGCGGAAGACTTTTACCGAGCTCTTATTTTCTGTCGTCCTGTCATTGATCATGATCATGGTGTTTACCATGGCGTTGACCTTCTTTTACAGGGGTTTCGCATTCCCGCGAAGCGTATTTGCGATTGGTGCGGTGATTCAAGTAATCCTCATTGCTTTATGGAAAGGGATTTGCCTGATAGTAATAAAACATCTTCATGGAGTGCAGAAAGTTCTGCTGGTAGGCTCAAGAGAAGAAGCTTATAAAGTGGTCCGAAAGTTTCAGGATATGTCACGAGGCTGGTTTGAGGCTAAGTACATAATAGATGAGGAAAATATTAATCATATAACAGATGCCATTTCAATGGTGGATATAGTTTGTTTATGCCCGGGGCTTTCGCAGGAGTTGAAAAATGAGATTTCGGTGATGGCCCTTGAAAAGAGAAGGAAGATTTTACTCATCCCTGAACTTTATGAGGTTTTTCTTGCCAAATCTTCATCCACTCAGATCGGCGATATTCCTGTCTTTGAATTGATTGACCTTACTCTTACTGCAGAACAAATGATTATAAAAAGAATTCTAGATGTCATTGTATCTATCATAGGACTGATAATTTCTTTTCCAATAATGTTATTGATTGCAATTCTAATAAAGTTAACTTCCCCTGGTCCAGTATTTTATACTCAAGAACGAGTGGGGCTTTTTGGTAAAACATTTATGCTGTATAAATTCAGAACTATGATAAATAATGCGGAAAAATTCACCGGGCCGGTGTTAGCCACTGAAAAGGATCCCAGGATAACACCTATAGGGAGGATCCTCAGAGCTACACGCTTAGATGAGCTTCCGCAGTTAATAAATGTCTTTAAAGGTGAGATGAGCATGGTGGGGCCCAGGCCTGAAAGGCCTTTTTTCGTGAAACAGTTCAAACAGGAAAATCCCCACTATAAATACCGCCATATAGTAAAACCTGGCATTACGGGTCTTGCTCAGGTGCTGGGCAGGTATAGCACCAGTGCTGATGATAAGCTCAGATATGACCTTATATACATAAGAAATTATTCTTTTTTACTGGATTTGAGAATATTATTCTTAACTATTAAGGTGGTTTTCATGAAGGATAGCTCTAAGGGACTTGATGAATCGGAGGATTATGAGAATTCGCTTTTGGCCGGTATCGAAATACTTACGCATGATAATATCGCGGCGGCCAGAGAGAAGTAA